In one Niveibacterium umoris genomic region, the following are encoded:
- a CDS encoding SDR family oxidoreductase, producing MKPRYTDKVIVITGASDGIGAELARQLASQRPKLVLAARNADKLAAVGKQCSALGALVLCVPTDVGIEADCAALARKAVERFGGIDVLVANAGVSGHAMFSEVSDFGWYEDMMRVNHFGTLWCVRHALPHILARHGQVVGVSSLAGLFGVPGRTAYCASKFAMTGFLEALRIEVAAQGVGVTIAYPGVVATEIRYRGYGADGKPAGKSGLDEGRAMPVETCANLILRAMTRRSRECVMTGQGKFGRWLRLLLPDLVDALARRKLAKSSAAR from the coding sequence ATGAAGCCGCGCTACACCGATAAAGTCATCGTGATCACCGGCGCCTCCGACGGTATCGGCGCGGAACTCGCGCGCCAGCTCGCGTCGCAGCGGCCCAAACTCGTGCTCGCTGCACGCAACGCCGACAAGCTCGCCGCGGTCGGCAAGCAGTGCAGCGCGCTCGGCGCGCTGGTGCTGTGCGTGCCGACCGACGTGGGGATCGAAGCCGATTGCGCGGCGCTGGCACGCAAGGCCGTCGAGCGCTTCGGCGGCATCGACGTGCTGGTGGCCAACGCGGGCGTATCCGGCCACGCGATGTTCAGCGAGGTCAGCGACTTCGGCTGGTACGAGGACATGATGCGCGTGAACCACTTCGGCACGCTGTGGTGTGTGCGCCATGCGCTGCCGCATATCCTCGCGCGGCATGGGCAGGTCGTCGGCGTATCAAGCCTCGCCGGGCTCTTCGGCGTGCCGGGGCGCACAGCCTACTGCGCGAGCAAGTTCGCGATGACCGGTTTCCTTGAGGCCCTGCGGATCGAAGTGGCGGCGCAGGGCGTGGGTGTCACGATCGCCTACCCCGGCGTGGTGGCGACCGAAATCCGCTACCGCGGTTACGGCGCCGACGGCAAACCCGCCGGCAAGAGCGGGCTGGATGAAGGCCGCGCAATGCCGGTGGAAACCTGCGCCAACCTGATCCTGCGTGCGATGACGCGGCGCAGCCGCGAATGCGTGATGACCGGCCAGGGCAAGTTCGGCCGCTGGCTCAGGCTGCTGCTGCCGGATCTGGTCGATGCGCTCGCCCGGCGCAAGCTCGCAAAGAGCAGCGCAGCCCGCTAG
- a CDS encoding YeeE/YedE family protein, producing the protein MIETLFPNGPWHYLAGGLLIGTAIGALYLLAGLVGGLSTFFSASLSWVSRLPALQQAKLLDSRNWRLTYAAGLVLGGVLFAASLGHFGASTRVPPWLMLAGGLLIGFGARLSDGCTAGHGICGLASLRWPSLVAVVTFLSTAIVVAQLAAHFGVLP; encoded by the coding sequence ATGATTGAGACCCTGTTCCCGAATGGCCCCTGGCATTACCTCGCCGGCGGGCTGCTGATCGGTACTGCGATTGGCGCGCTCTATCTGCTCGCGGGCCTTGTCGGCGGGCTGTCGACCTTCTTCAGCGCGAGCCTCTCCTGGGTATCGCGCCTACCCGCGCTGCAGCAGGCCAAGCTGCTGGACAGCCGCAACTGGCGCCTCACGTACGCGGCCGGCCTGGTCCTCGGCGGTGTGCTGTTCGCTGCGAGCCTCGGGCATTTCGGCGCCAGCACCCGCGTACCGCCCTGGCTCATGCTTGCCGGCGGCCTGTTGATCGGTTTTGGTGCGCGCCTCAGCGATGGCTGCACCGCTGGCCATGGCATCTGCGGACTCGCGTCGCTGCGCTGGCCCTCGCTCGTTGCCGTAGTCACCTTCCTCAGCACCGCAATCGTCGTCGCCCAACTGGCTGCGCACTTCGGGGTGCTGCCATGA
- a CDS encoding murein transglycosylase A → MLRTRPALHTAVPVLLALLSACATVPETAPTTAECPACPVCPTVPEKPPEKPKADPLQPASWSDLPGWGADDVSQAWVAMLSSCRAMKAPAWQASCQAARELGEKPSAAAVRAFAEREWQPWRVVNPDGTAEGLITGYYEPLIRGSRTRSKSYDTPVYAVPDDLLIIDMGDLYPELKNMRLRGRLEGRKVVPYYSRAQIEARPDKLGDKVLLWAADPIDFFFLQVQGSGQVQLADGSRVRIAYADQNGHPYQSIGRWLIDKGELKLEQAGMEGIRNWARTNPGRLTEMLNANPSFVFFREQPANGEGPLGSQGVPLTATRSIAVDTRSVPLGAPVFLATTAPGSDKPMQRLVVAQDTGGAIKGGVRADFYWGFGAEAGAQAGKMRSRGQMWVLWPKGQTPPGAKPGT, encoded by the coding sequence ATGCTTCGCACCCGCCCCGCCTTGCATACCGCTGTTCCCGTGTTGCTTGCCCTGCTGTCTGCGTGTGCAACGGTGCCGGAGACGGCGCCCACCACCGCCGAATGCCCGGCTTGCCCGGTTTGCCCGACCGTGCCGGAGAAGCCGCCCGAGAAGCCCAAGGCCGATCCGCTGCAGCCGGCAAGCTGGAGCGACCTGCCGGGCTGGGGCGCCGACGATGTGTCGCAAGCCTGGGTTGCGATGCTTTCCTCATGCCGGGCCATGAAGGCGCCCGCCTGGCAGGCCAGTTGCCAGGCGGCCCGCGAGTTGGGCGAGAAACCCAGCGCCGCTGCGGTGCGCGCCTTTGCCGAGCGCGAATGGCAGCCGTGGCGGGTGGTGAATCCGGATGGAACGGCCGAGGGTTTGATCACCGGCTACTACGAGCCGCTGATCCGCGGCAGCCGCACCCGATCCAAGTCGTACGACACGCCCGTCTATGCGGTGCCGGACGACTTGCTGATCATCGATATGGGCGACCTCTATCCAGAGTTGAAGAACATGCGGCTGCGCGGTCGGCTGGAGGGCCGCAAGGTGGTGCCCTACTACTCGCGAGCGCAGATCGAAGCCCGGCCGGACAAGCTGGGCGACAAGGTCTTGCTGTGGGCTGCCGACCCGATCGATTTCTTCTTCCTGCAGGTGCAGGGCTCCGGCCAGGTGCAGCTGGCGGATGGCAGCCGTGTTCGCATTGCCTATGCCGACCAGAATGGCCATCCGTATCAGTCGATCGGCCGCTGGTTGATCGACAAGGGGGAGTTGAAGCTCGAGCAGGCGGGCATGGAGGGCATCCGCAACTGGGCGCGTACGAACCCCGGTCGGCTCACCGAAATGCTCAATGCGAACCCGAGTTTCGTCTTCTTCCGCGAACAGCCCGCGAATGGCGAGGGGCCACTTGGTTCTCAGGGTGTGCCCTTGACGGCCACGCGATCCATCGCGGTGGATACGCGCAGCGTGCCGCTCGGCGCGCCCGTCTTCCTCGCGACGACGGCGCCAGGCAGCGACAAACCGATGCAACGCCTCGTCGTGGCGCAGGACACCGGCGGAGCGATCAAGGGCGGCGTACGTGCGGATTTCTACTGGGGGTTTGGCGCTGAGGCCGGCGCGCAGGCCGGCAAGATGCGCAGCCGTGGCCAGATGTGGGTGCTTTGGCCGAAGGGGCAGACCCCTCCCGGGGCGAAGCCAGGCACCTGA
- a CDS encoding ATP-binding protein, translating into MANLEHLIARAEALIDRLESVLPPNVPPPDWSAPAHRWRSRSGRGWLEPVHHPHRIRLADLQDIEDQKARCDANTRQFVRGGRANNVLLTGARGTGKSSLVKAMLAEYAASGLRLIEVDKSDLLHLPEIVDLVAGRRERFIVFCDDLSFEDSEPGYKALKSVLDGSLSAPPDNLLIYATSNRRHLMPEYFAENLQTHKVGDELHPGEAVEEKISLSERFGLWISFYPFGQNEYLSVVYHWLRAFGVADAQIASEATRTEALQWALMRGSRSGRVAWQFARDVAGRATPGTSSTHHAASDD; encoded by the coding sequence ATGGCCAACCTTGAACACCTGATCGCGCGCGCCGAGGCGCTGATCGACCGGCTCGAATCGGTGCTGCCGCCGAACGTGCCCCCTCCCGACTGGAGTGCGCCGGCGCATCGCTGGCGTAGCCGCAGCGGACGCGGCTGGCTTGAGCCGGTGCATCACCCGCACCGCATCCGGCTGGCCGATCTGCAGGACATCGAAGACCAGAAGGCGCGTTGTGACGCCAACACCCGCCAGTTCGTGCGCGGTGGCCGCGCCAACAACGTGCTGCTCACGGGTGCGCGTGGCACCGGCAAGAGCTCGCTGGTCAAGGCGATGCTGGCCGAGTATGCAGCGAGCGGCCTGCGCCTGATCGAAGTCGACAAGAGCGATCTGCTGCATCTGCCCGAAATCGTCGATCTCGTCGCTGGGCGGCGCGAGCGCTTCATCGTGTTCTGCGACGACCTGTCCTTCGAGGACTCCGAGCCCGGCTACAAGGCGCTGAAGAGCGTGCTCGATGGCAGCCTCTCGGCACCGCCGGACAACCTGCTGATCTACGCCACCAGCAACCGCCGCCACCTGATGCCGGAATACTTCGCCGAGAACCTGCAGACGCACAAGGTGGGCGACGAGCTGCACCCAGGCGAGGCGGTCGAGGAGAAGATCTCCTTGTCGGAACGCTTCGGCCTGTGGATCTCGTTCTACCCGTTCGGCCAGAACGAGTACCTGTCGGTGGTGTACCACTGGCTGCGCGCCTTCGGCGTGGCCGACGCACAGATCGCCAGCGAGGCCACGCGCACCGAGGCGCTGCAATGGGCGCTGATGCGCGGCTCGCGCAGCGGGCGGGTTGCCTGGCAGTTCGCACGCGATGTGGCAGGCCGCGCCACGCCGGGCACTTCTTCAACCCACCATGCAGCATCCGATGATTGA
- a CDS encoding ammonium transporter codes for MEQIKTSSDVLFVLLGAVMVLAMHAGFAFLELGTVRKKNQVNALVKILTDFAVSTIAYFFIGYGVAYGIHFFTGAETFVQRGGYDLVKFFFLLTFAAAIPAIVSGGIAERARFMPQLAATFLIVSFVYPFFEGLMWNGNFGVQKWFETAFGAQFHDFAGSVVVHAVGGWIGLAAVLMLGARRGRYNKDGGISAHPPSNIPFLALGAWILVVGWFGFNVMSAQTMDKISGLVAVNSLMAMVGGTLVALAAGRNDPGFVHNGPLAGLVAVCAGSDLMHPIGALVVGGVAGGLFVWMFTLTQNRWKIDDVLGVWPLHGLCGAWGGIAAGIFGSKALGGIGGVSLAVQALGTLGGIAVALVGGAIVYGGLKQIVGIRLDAEEEYNGADLSIHKISATAERETLW; via the coding sequence ATGGAGCAAATCAAGACTTCCAGCGACGTTCTTTTCGTACTGCTGGGCGCCGTCATGGTGCTGGCGATGCATGCCGGCTTCGCCTTTCTGGAACTGGGTACCGTCCGCAAGAAGAATCAGGTCAATGCCCTGGTCAAGATCCTCACCGATTTCGCGGTTTCCACGATCGCCTATTTCTTCATCGGTTATGGCGTTGCCTACGGCATCCACTTCTTCACAGGCGCCGAGACCTTCGTTCAGCGCGGCGGCTACGACCTCGTCAAATTCTTCTTCCTGCTGACCTTTGCGGCCGCGATTCCCGCCATCGTGTCGGGCGGCATCGCCGAACGTGCGCGCTTCATGCCGCAACTGGCAGCCACCTTTCTGATCGTCAGCTTCGTGTATCCCTTCTTCGAAGGGCTTATGTGGAATGGCAATTTTGGCGTGCAGAAGTGGTTCGAAACGGCGTTTGGCGCGCAGTTCCACGATTTCGCGGGCAGTGTGGTAGTGCATGCCGTTGGTGGCTGGATCGGCCTTGCCGCAGTGTTGATGCTCGGCGCCCGGCGCGGCCGCTACAACAAGGATGGTGGCATCTCCGCGCATCCGCCTTCAAACATCCCCTTTCTCGCGCTCGGCGCATGGATCCTGGTGGTGGGTTGGTTCGGCTTCAACGTGATGAGCGCGCAGACCATGGACAAGATTTCGGGCCTGGTCGCGGTGAACTCGCTGATGGCGATGGTTGGCGGCACTCTGGTGGCACTGGCCGCAGGCCGTAACGACCCGGGCTTCGTACACAACGGCCCCCTCGCCGGCCTGGTTGCGGTGTGTGCCGGATCTGACCTGATGCATCCGATTGGTGCGTTGGTGGTCGGCGGTGTTGCCGGCGGGCTGTTTGTCTGGATGTTCACGCTGACGCAGAATCGTTGGAAGATCGACGATGTGCTCGGTGTATGGCCGCTTCACGGGCTTTGCGGTGCATGGGGCGGCATTGCCGCCGGCATCTTCGGCAGCAAGGCGCTTGGTGGCATCGGCGGCGTGAGCCTGGCCGTTCAGGCCTTGGGCACGCTGGGCGGAATTGCAGTCGCGCTGGTCGGCGGGGCGATCGTGTATGGCGGACTCAAACAGATCGTTGGTATTCGACTGGATGCGGAAGAGGAATACAACGGCGCGGATCTGTCGATTCACAAGATTTCCGCAACGGCGGAGCGCGAAACCCTCTGGTAG
- the gndA gene encoding NADP-dependent phosphogluconate dehydrogenase: MTKPQIGVIGMAVMGRNLALNIESRGYTVALYNRSFDKTEEVVRENPGRKLVPTQSLEAFVAALETPRRILIMVKAGDATDATIAALRPLLAPGDILMDGGNTLFADTIRRNRELATTGINFIGMGVSGGEEGALKGPSIMPGGQRDAYELAAPILREIAARAPDGEPCVTYIGPGGAGHYVKMVHNGIEYGDMQLIAEAYALLKGVAGLSNDELADTFADWNTGELDSFLIEITAQVFRKRDAETGGYLVDAILDKAGQKGTGKWTSQSALDLGVALPLITESVFARCISALKDQRVAASAVLAGPAAAPFEGDRAAFVEAVRRALYLSKIISYAQGFAQLRAASDEHGWDLQYGEIAKIFRAGCIIRARFLQRITDAYQANPAVANLLLDPYFAGIAADYQAALREVVCHAVRAGVPVPTFASAVAYFDSYRSARLPANLIQAQRDFFGAHTYERMDRAGIFHSDWQHA, encoded by the coding sequence ATGACGAAGCCACAGATTGGCGTGATCGGCATGGCGGTAATGGGCCGCAATCTCGCACTCAACATTGAAAGCCGCGGCTACACCGTGGCGCTCTACAACCGCTCCTTCGACAAGACCGAAGAGGTGGTGCGTGAGAACCCGGGGCGCAAGCTGGTGCCGACGCAGTCGCTGGAGGCATTCGTCGCTGCGCTGGAAACCCCGCGTCGCATCCTGATCATGGTGAAAGCGGGCGACGCGACCGACGCCACGATTGCCGCGCTGCGCCCGCTGTTGGCGCCCGGTGACATCCTGATGGATGGCGGCAACACGCTGTTTGCCGACACGATCCGGCGCAACCGCGAGCTGGCGACGACCGGCATCAACTTCATCGGCATGGGCGTCTCCGGTGGCGAGGAGGGCGCGCTGAAAGGGCCCTCGATCATGCCCGGCGGGCAGCGCGATGCGTATGAACTGGCGGCGCCAATTCTGCGCGAGATCGCCGCTCGCGCGCCCGACGGTGAGCCCTGCGTGACCTACATCGGCCCGGGCGGCGCCGGCCACTACGTGAAGATGGTGCACAACGGCATCGAGTACGGCGACATGCAGCTGATCGCGGAGGCCTACGCGCTGCTGAAGGGCGTCGCCGGCCTGTCGAACGACGAACTGGCTGACACGTTTGCCGACTGGAATACGGGCGAGCTGGACAGTTTCCTGATCGAGATTACCGCCCAGGTCTTCCGCAAGCGCGATGCCGAGACCGGCGGCTACCTGGTCGATGCGATCCTCGACAAGGCAGGCCAGAAAGGCACCGGCAAGTGGACCTCGCAGTCCGCGCTGGATCTGGGCGTGGCCTTGCCCTTGATCACCGAGTCAGTGTTCGCGCGCTGCATTTCCGCCTTGAAGGATCAGCGGGTGGCTGCGAGCGCCGTGCTGGCTGGCCCTGCCGCGGCACCGTTCGAGGGCGATCGCGCGGCCTTCGTCGAGGCGGTTCGCCGCGCGCTGTACCTGTCGAAGATCATCTCCTACGCGCAGGGCTTCGCGCAGTTGCGCGCCGCTTCGGACGAACACGGCTGGGATCTGCAGTACGGCGAGATCGCGAAGATCTTCCGCGCCGGCTGCATCATCCGTGCGCGTTTCCTGCAGCGCATCACCGATGCCTACCAGGCGAATCCGGCGGTGGCGAACCTGCTGCTGGACCCGTACTTCGCCGGCATCGCAGCGGACTACCAGGCCGCCTTGCGCGAAGTGGTGTGCCATGCGGTGCGGGCCGGCGTGCCGGTGCCGACCTTCGCATCGGCGGTGGCGTATTTCGACAGCTACCGTTCGGCGCGCCTGCCGGCCAACCTGATTCAGGCGCAGCGCGACTTCTTCGGTGCCCACACTTACGAGCGCATGGACCGCGCCGGCATCTTCCATTCCGATTGGCAACACGCATGA
- the zapD gene encoding cell division protein ZapD yields the protein MITYEYPLNERIRTLLRLEDLFDKALHFTLSEGAYEHHTALVSLFEILDVASRADLKVDLVQELERQRQILVSFRHNPDISEEALSGALYEIEQASAALLAMAGKIGQYLRENEWLMNIRSRAAIPGGVCEFDLPSYHFWLHRHPEARQADLQAWIGPMTPIRDGLAIVLRLLRASGRPENLVAHRGQFQMMMGGRSAQMLRIRVAQGESYVPEISANKYALNVRFVGAASVARTRQAESSVEFELTFCNL from the coding sequence GTGATTACCTACGAATATCCGCTGAACGAGCGCATTCGCACACTGCTGCGGCTTGAGGATCTTTTCGACAAGGCACTGCACTTCACCTTGTCTGAAGGTGCGTACGAGCACCACACCGCGCTGGTCAGTCTGTTCGAGATCCTGGATGTGGCCAGCCGCGCCGACCTGAAGGTCGATCTGGTGCAGGAACTTGAGCGCCAGCGCCAGATTCTCGTCTCCTTCCGCCACAACCCCGACATTTCGGAAGAGGCGCTTTCCGGCGCGCTGTACGAGATCGAACAAGCCAGCGCGGCGTTGCTGGCGATGGCAGGCAAGATCGGCCAGTACCTGCGCGAGAACGAATGGCTGATGAACATTCGCAGCCGTGCGGCGATTCCGGGTGGTGTCTGCGAATTCGATTTGCCCTCTTACCATTTCTGGTTGCATCGCCACCCCGAAGCACGGCAGGCGGATCTGCAAGCCTGGATCGGGCCGATGACGCCGATTCGTGACGGTCTGGCCATCGTGCTGCGCTTGCTGCGCGCGAGCGGACGTCCCGAAAATCTGGTCGCGCACCGCGGCCAATTCCAGATGATGATGGGGGGGCGCAGCGCGCAGATGTTGCGGATTCGCGTTGCGCAGGGTGAGTCCTACGTACCCGAAATCAGCGCAAACAAATATGCGCTGAACGTCCGCTTCGTCGGTGCGGCAAGTGTCGCGCGCACCCGCCAGGCCGAATCCAGCGTCGAGTTCGAATTGACCTTCTGCAATCTGTAG
- the coaE gene encoding dephospho-CoA kinase (Dephospho-CoA kinase (CoaE) performs the final step in coenzyme A biosynthesis.) produces MSPSSRPFVVGLTGGIGSGKSAAADRFAALGAAVVDTDAIAHELTQPGGAAMPALRAAFGDEVVSSNGALDRAAMRARAFADPAARRQLEGILHPMIRAESDARVAAASAQPYVVLVVPLLVESGSYRARCHRIAVVDVPEAVQIDRVMQRSAFTREQVESIMAAQANRAQRQAVADDLIDNSGDIAALHTQVDQLDRRYREQASMLVRLS; encoded by the coding sequence ATGAGCCCGTCGTCGCGCCCATTCGTCGTCGGTCTGACGGGCGGAATAGGAAGTGGCAAGAGCGCGGCGGCAGATCGTTTTGCCGCCTTGGGTGCGGCAGTCGTCGACACCGACGCAATCGCCCATGAACTGACCCAACCCGGCGGGGCGGCCATGCCGGCGCTGCGCGCAGCATTCGGCGACGAGGTCGTTTCGTCGAACGGGGCGCTCGACCGGGCCGCGATGCGCGCGCGAGCCTTCGCCGACCCGGCGGCACGCAGGCAACTGGAAGGCATCCTGCATCCGATGATTCGCGCCGAAAGCGACGCCCGCGTTGCCGCAGCTTCGGCGCAGCCGTATGTCGTTCTCGTTGTGCCACTGCTGGTCGAATCCGGTTCCTATCGTGCGCGCTGCCATCGCATTGCCGTGGTGGACGTGCCCGAGGCCGTGCAGATTGATCGCGTCATGCAGCGCAGCGCTTTCACGCGCGAACAGGTCGAATCGATCATGGCTGCGCAAGCCAATCGGGCTCAGCGGCAAGCTGTTGCTGACGATCTGATCGACAACAGCGGCGACATTGCTGCGCTGCACACTCAAGTCGACCAACTCGATCGTCGTTATCGTGAGCAAGCGTCAATGCTGGTGCGGCTTTCGTGA
- a CDS encoding Nudix family hydrolase yields MRKRVEVAAAVITRPDGRFLLGQRAPDTFYAGYWEFPGGKVEPGESAHAALVRELEEELGITVKRANPWITREHLYEHAHVRLHFFEVAEWSGTPNDHVHSALEWQQAEALSVSPMLPANGPILKSLRLPRTMGVTHAAEIGIDAQLAALDAALAAGLRLVQIRDVTLAPEAREQLARESVARCHAHGALAVVNGDAALAAAVGSDGLHLRAAQLAELSERPAFDWVGASCHTRADLEAAARLELDYALLGPVLPTATHPGASGIGWGAFHMLTRDLPMPVFAIGGLKSTDMDTARGYGAHGIAAIRSGWGETAR; encoded by the coding sequence ATGCGCAAACGCGTTGAAGTGGCCGCCGCCGTGATCACGCGGCCTGATGGCCGTTTCCTGCTCGGTCAGCGCGCGCCGGACACCTTCTATGCCGGTTACTGGGAATTCCCGGGCGGCAAGGTCGAACCGGGCGAATCCGCCCACGCCGCCTTGGTGCGTGAACTTGAAGAGGAACTTGGCATTACGGTCAAGCGCGCAAATCCGTGGATCACGCGCGAACACCTGTACGAGCACGCGCATGTGCGGCTGCATTTCTTCGAAGTTGCGGAGTGGTCCGGCACACCGAACGACCATGTGCACTCGGCGCTCGAGTGGCAACAAGCCGAGGCCCTCAGCGTGTCGCCGATGCTGCCGGCGAATGGACCGATCCTCAAATCGCTGCGCCTGCCGCGCACGATGGGCGTTACCCACGCCGCGGAGATCGGTATCGACGCCCAGCTCGCGGCGCTGGATGCCGCGCTCGCTGCCGGCTTGCGACTGGTGCAGATCCGCGACGTGACCCTCGCGCCGGAAGCGCGCGAACAGCTTGCGCGTGAAAGCGTGGCGCGCTGCCATGCACACGGCGCCCTCGCAGTGGTGAACGGCGACGCGGCCCTGGCTGCGGCGGTTGGTTCCGACGGGCTGCATCTGCGTGCGGCGCAGCTCGCCGAGCTTTCCGAGCGGCCGGCTTTCGACTGGGTCGGCGCCTCGTGCCACACGCGCGCCGACCTCGAAGCCGCCGCCCGCCTCGAACTCGACTACGCCCTGCTCGGCCCGGTGCTGCCTACGGCGACACACCCGGGCGCAAGCGGCATTGGCTGGGGCGCCTTCCACATGCTGACGCGCGATCTGCCGATGCCGGTGTTCGCGATCGGCGGCTTGAAATCAACCGACATGGATACCGCGCGTGGCTATGGCGCCCACGGCATCGCGGCGATCCGCAGCGGCTGGGGGGAGACCGCGAGATGA
- the yacG gene encoding DNA gyrase inhibitor YacG has translation MSNPTPRTVKCPTCSQPVVWAPESRWRPFCSERCKLIDLGAWADEAYRVPGQEPLADDLPPGADPRN, from the coding sequence ATGAGCAACCCGACCCCGCGCACCGTCAAGTGCCCCACCTGCAGCCAGCCCGTTGTGTGGGCGCCCGAGAGCCGTTGGCGCCCGTTCTGCTCGGAACGCTGCAAGCTGATCGACCTTGGCGCGTGGGCCGACGAGGCTTATCGCGTACCCGGGCAGGAGCCGCTGGCGGACGATCTGCCGCCGGGTGCTGACCCGCGCAACTGA
- a CDS encoding DUF6691 family protein: MSRLFIALLCGVVFGFGLSLATMTQPEVVLAFLRFQDFGLLLVLGGAVIVALLAYQIGPRLLARPLAGAFFEKRQTPFSRRTVIGAAIFGAGWGLCGVCPGPAIAGLGLGNLDLLWALTGIFIGAWLQARFFGSSDAQTR; this comes from the coding sequence ATGAGCCGGCTGTTCATCGCACTCCTCTGCGGGGTGGTCTTCGGATTTGGTCTCTCACTCGCGACCATGACGCAGCCCGAGGTGGTGCTCGCCTTCCTGCGTTTTCAGGATTTTGGTTTGCTGCTGGTGCTCGGCGGCGCGGTCATCGTCGCCCTGCTCGCCTATCAGATCGGCCCTCGCCTGCTGGCCCGCCCGCTCGCCGGCGCCTTCTTTGAAAAGCGGCAGACGCCGTTCTCGCGCCGCACCGTGATCGGCGCTGCGATCTTCGGCGCTGGGTGGGGCCTCTGCGGCGTATGCCCCGGCCCGGCGATTGCCGGGCTCGGGCTCGGCAACCTCGATCTGCTGTGGGCACTCACCGGCATCTTCATCGGCGCCTGGCTGCAGGCGCGTTTCTTCGGGAGTAGCGATGCGCAAACGCGTTGA
- a CDS encoding SPOR domain-containing protein: MKFLRASFFVLFAANCVLALLNLTGFATAPGGEPERLSSQLHPETLKVVGNGEEAPAPEKTAEAPVAAVSEPAPAAAASEPVAATESAPTESAVKKPLPLACVSWAGLSKAQSDAVALRAKDAGFVSKEQSVSGTASWWVHLPPQADRAAAEKKAEELKALGVAEFFIVKDGGANQNAISLGLYKSEESANRALEALKTKGVRSARVETRENTSIKLEVTGPADQLAGFSSETSSRLPNAPRANCTPAR, translated from the coding sequence ATGAAATTCCTACGTGCCTCCTTCTTCGTCCTGTTCGCAGCCAATTGTGTTCTGGCGCTACTGAATCTCACGGGGTTCGCCACCGCGCCTGGGGGCGAGCCCGAGCGCCTTTCCAGTCAGCTTCATCCCGAAACGCTGAAGGTCGTCGGCAATGGTGAAGAGGCGCCAGCGCCGGAAAAGACAGCCGAAGCACCTGTGGCGGCGGTGTCCGAACCCGCCCCCGCCGCAGCGGCGAGCGAGCCGGTCGCGGCGACCGAATCCGCTCCGACAGAATCCGCCGTCAAGAAGCCGCTGCCGCTCGCGTGCGTGAGCTGGGCCGGGCTTTCAAAGGCGCAATCGGATGCAGTGGCGCTGCGCGCCAAGGACGCCGGATTCGTGAGCAAGGAACAGTCGGTGAGCGGCACGGCGTCGTGGTGGGTGCACCTGCCGCCACAAGCAGACCGTGCTGCGGCAGAGAAAAAAGCCGAGGAGCTCAAGGCGCTGGGGGTCGCAGAGTTCTTCATCGTCAAGGATGGTGGCGCGAATCAGAACGCGATCTCGCTCGGACTCTACAAGAGCGAGGAATCGGCCAACCGTGCGCTCGAAGCGCTGAAGACAAAGGGCGTACGTTCGGCGCGTGTGGAAACCCGCGAGAACACATCGATCAAACTCGAGGTCACCGGACCGGCTGATCAACTGGCGGGATTCTCCAGCGAGACCTCTTCGCGACTGCCGAACGCTCCGCGTGCCAATTGCACCCCCGCGCGATGA